The genomic window TGCCAGCCCGGCGCCGCGATGTCGATCCCGCCGCCCTGGCCGTTGATGCCGCCGTTGGAGAAGAACGTCGGCGCGATCGCCTTGTCGAGCGCGGCCACCGCGAGGATGGACGGGCAGTTGGCGGGCCGGCTGACGGGCTCGATGCTCGGGGGCCGGCGGCTGTCGTTGCCGGCCGCGGCGACGATCACCGTCCCGCGCTCGAGCGCGCGCCTGGCCAGGATCTCGTACGTCTGCGGGAAGAGCTCACCCGGCCGGACCCGCGCGCCGAGCGACATGGAGATCACTCGCGCGCCGCGGGCGACGGCCCAGGCCATGCCCGCCAGGATCTGGCCGTCGGTGCCGCTGCCCGCGTTGCTGAGCACCTTCACCGCGAGGATCCGGGCTTCGCAGGCGACGCCGTAGCGGGGGCCCTGCTGGGGGTTGGCCGGGCCGGCGGCGGTGCCGATGCAGTGGGTGCCGTGGCCGTTGCTGTCCTCGACGCTCTCGCCGGGCACGAAGGACGCCGTCTCCTCGATGCGCGCGGCCAGGTCCGGGTGGTCGGTGTCGACGCCGGTGTCGAGGACGGCGATCTTCACATCGCGTCCGGTCAGGTTGGTCAGGTTGGCCCGGATCGCCTGCACGCCCCAGGTCCACTTCTCCTCGTTCCAGGCCGGGCCCTGGCCGGCGGCGATCTCGGCCCTGGTGTGGTGGGTGACCACGTCCTCGTCACTGCGGTAGGCCGGGAAGAACGCGGTCGGTGCCTGCTGCGGGGCGGTGATCGGCAGGGCGTAGACCATGCGCTCCGGCTCCGCCGCGATGATCGCGGAGTTCGACTCCGCCGTGGTCACCAGCGCGTGGCGCTGCTCGGGCCGTACTTCGACGACGGCGGCCGCGAGGTCTTCGAAGAGCACCGAGACATCCGGGCGCTCAAGAAGTTCGGCGACGTTCGCCGTCTCCGTTCCGCGGACACGTTCCACCGTCGCGATGTCGGCGGCGGAACGCAGTGCGTTCAGTCCGCTCTCCTGGTTGCCCGGGTCGAGCAGGATCACGTACCGGCCGGTGTACTCCGTGCCCTGGCCTGTGCCGGGGCTGTCGGGCCGACCCGGCTGTTCGCCGAAGGCACGCCTGTCCATGGGGCCGTTCGCCATTGAATTTCCCGCTTTCTGTGCGCTACCCCCGAGGGTTCGTGGACACGCGTCGACTCACAGGGCGCTAAAAGCTGAGGACACGCCAGAATTGACGGGCGCGGCCGAACCGCGCGTCGACGCGCGGCGCCGTCGCCTCCGGCAAGGCGGTTCCAAGCTGGACCGTTGCCTGCGCGAGGCGCCTCGAACACCGTCGCACCGGGCGCGGAGGTCGGCAACACAGCGCCGCCGCACGTGGCACGGGAGAGCCCCGGCAGCCCGGGCAACGGCGCCCCCCGTTCACCTGAGCTGCACCGACCGGAGCTGCCCACCCGTGCGACGGCCGCACCCCGCTGCGCGGGACGGACCGCGGGACCCCACCGTCGCCGGGCGTGCGACCCCTTTCATCTCCCCTTCTCACAACCCTTGAAAGAAATCGAAGAAAGCGCTGTCACACATCTCGACAACCCCACCGTTCACCCCTGACTCTTCCGATGTCCCTACTGGCAGTTCGGAAGGTGGCGGTTCCCCCAATCCCCGCCTTTCTCTCCCCTCGGCACCCGCATCCCCCCGGAGCTGACATGACTGCATCCCCGCACCCGAACGACGACCAGGCGAGACCGACCCCGCAGACCGCGGAGACGGCGGCCTCAGGTACCGACCGCCGCCCCGGCGCGTTCGGCCGCAGAGCCCTGCTGGCCGCGGCCGGCGGCGCGGTCGTGGGCACCGCCCTCGGCACCGGCACCGCACACGCCGACGCGACCATCGCGGTCAACCCCGCCACGAAATATGGCACTTGGGAGGGCTGGGGCACCTCGCTCGCCTGGTGGGCCAACGTCTTCGGCGCCCGGGACGACTTCGCCGACCTCTGGTTCACCACCAAGACGACGACGTACAACGGCACGGCCCTCCCCGGCCTGGGCATGAACATCGCCCGCTACAACCTCGGCGCGTGCAGCTGGAACACCGTCGAGGGCCAGACCATGGTCGAGTCCGCCAACATCCCCGCCTTCAAGCAGATCGAGGGCTTCTGGCAGGACTGGAACAACGAGGACCCGACCTCCTCGGCCTGGGACTGGACGGCCGACGCGACCCAGCGCGCGGCCCTGACGAAGGCGGTCGCGCGGGGGGCGACAACGGAGTTGTTCGCCAACTCGCCCATGTGGTGGATGTGTCTGAACCACAACCCCTCGGGCGCCGCCGGCGGCGGCAACAACCTCCAGTCCTGGAACTACCGCCAGCACGCCTCCCACCTGGCGGCGGTGGCCCTCTACGCCAAGAACAACTGGGGCGTGAACTTCGCGACGGTCGACCCCTTCAACGAGCCGGCGTCATCGTGGTGGACGGCGACCGGCACCCAGGAGGGCTGCCACATGGACCCGGCCGTCCAGGCGGCCGTACTCCCGCACATGCGCAGCGAGTTGGACAAGCGCGGCCTGACCTCCGTCCGCATCACCGCGTCCGACGAGACGAACTACGACACGGCCCGCTCGACGTGGAACTCCTTCGACTCCTCCACGAAATCCCTGGTCAGCCAGGTGAACGTCCACGGCTACCAGGGCGCGGGCGGCCGTAGGGACTTGCTGTACACGGACGTGGTCACCACCTCCGGCAAGAAACTCTGGAACTCGGAGACGGGCGACAGCGACGGCACGGGCTGGACCCTCGCCCGCAACCTCTGTTATGACTTCCGCTGGCTCCACCCCACAGCCTGGGTCTACTGGCAGGTGATGGACCCGACGGCGGGCTGGGCGATGATCGCGTACGACGCGAACACGCTCCAGCCGACGACTGTACAGACGAAGTACTACGTGATGGCGCAGTTCAGCCGCCACATCCGCCCGGGAATGACGATCCTGGACGCGGGCTCCAGCTACACGGCGGCGGCGTACGACGCGTCGGCGAAGCGCCTGGTGATAGTCGCGATCAACACCTCGACGTCCGCCCAGACCCTGACCTTCGACCTCTCGCGCTTCACGACGGTCACGGGCGGCACGAACGGCCTGGTCCCCCGCTGGAACACCCACACATCAGGCGGCAGCGACCGCTACCGCGCGTACTCGGACACCCGCCTGAGCGGCAAGTCGGTCGCGGTGCCGTTCGCGGCGGGCGCGGTGCAGACGCTGCAGATCGACGGGGTGACGATCTAGAGAATCCGTCTACGACGACGCCGCGGCGGGCCGGGGTCACCCTCGGCCCGCACACCTCCGCGCCCCTCCCCCTCCGCTGCTGTGGCTCTACCGAACGGGGACGGGTGTCACGCGGAGATCGGCCGGGAGCGGGCCGGGCGCCCTGAGGACAGGACGCCCCTGGCCTGCTACCCGCACACCTCCGCCCCTACCTCAACCCGTACCTCACCTCGGTCCCCCATCGGGCAGTACGGTGTCGTCCATGCGCCCCGACACGCCTGCCGAGAACGTCGACCACAACGCCGAAGCGGCACGCCTAGAGCGGACCGCCGACCTCTACCCCGAGGACGCCGAGCACCTGCTCCTGCAGGCCGCCGCGCACCGGGAACTCTCCGGCGACCGCCCCACCGCGACGGCCCTCTACGACCGCCTCCTCTCGTCCTCCACCCCACTGGAGAACCCCCACCTCGTACGAGCGCTGAAAGCCTCCAACCTCTGGGAGTACGGCCACGAGGCCGAAGCCCGAGCCATCATCGACGGCGTCCGCGCGGCACTCCCCCGAGACCCGGCCCCCTGGGTGATCGTCGCCGAGGCCCTGGAATCCCACGACGAGCTCGAAGCGGCCCAGGACACCTTCACGGCAGCCGTGACCCTCCTCCTGACAGACGTCCCTGAGCCCCCCTACGCCACCCGCGCCCTCCTCTTCGGCCGCCACCGCGTCCGCCGCATGCTGGGCGCGATCCACGACGAGTGGGACGCCATGGCCGACACCCTCCACTCGTCGTCGGTGTCGTTGGACGAACTGCACGACCCGAAGCGCGTATGGTCCCTGGGCTCGGACAACCCGGCGGAGCTGCAAGCCGAAATCTCCCGCCTCCGGGCGGAGTTGGGCGCGTACCGGGAGGCCCTGTCCCGCCCGTTCCCGGTAGCGGTCCTGCACTGGCCGGCCCCAGAACTCTCAGAACTGGTGACGGCGTACCCGGGCCTGGCTGTGGAGTACCCGTCGCATCAGGAACACCTCGCGACGATAGAGGCCTCACTGCGGGAGCTGTCGTCCTCGGGCACCCCGAACCTGGGCATCGTGACGGGAACGGTGCCGTCGTACGAGGCCTTCGCGGCGTCGGAGGGCTCGTCCCCGGGAGACGCCACCCTGCTCCCCCAGTACGCAACAACCC from Streptomyces sp. DSM 40750 includes these protein-coding regions:
- a CDS encoding S8 family serine peptidase produces the protein MANGPMDRRAFGEQPGRPDSPGTGQGTEYTGRYVILLDPGNQESGLNALRSAADIATVERVRGTETANVAELLERPDVSVLFEDLAAAVVEVRPEQRHALVTTAESNSAIIAAEPERMVYALPITAPQQAPTAFFPAYRSDEDVVTHHTRAEIAAGQGPAWNEEKWTWGVQAIRANLTNLTGRDVKIAVLDTGVDTDHPDLAARIEETASFVPGESVEDSNGHGTHCIGTAAGPANPQQGPRYGVACEARILAVKVLSNAGSGTDGQILAGMAWAVARGARVISMSLGARVRPGELFPQTYEILARRALERGTVIVAAAGNDSRRPPSIEPVSRPANCPSILAVAALDKAIAPTFFSNGGINGQGGGIDIAAPGWQVLSAAVGGGVRPENGTSMATPHVAGVLALLAQANPSASAAELKAMLLAGAFPLQQPVSDVGAGLLQAP
- a CDS encoding beta-1,6-galactanase: MTASPHPNDDQARPTPQTAETAASGTDRRPGAFGRRALLAAAGGAVVGTALGTGTAHADATIAVNPATKYGTWEGWGTSLAWWANVFGARDDFADLWFTTKTTTYNGTALPGLGMNIARYNLGACSWNTVEGQTMVESANIPAFKQIEGFWQDWNNEDPTSSAWDWTADATQRAALTKAVARGATTELFANSPMWWMCLNHNPSGAAGGGNNLQSWNYRQHASHLAAVALYAKNNWGVNFATVDPFNEPASSWWTATGTQEGCHMDPAVQAAVLPHMRSELDKRGLTSVRITASDETNYDTARSTWNSFDSSTKSLVSQVNVHGYQGAGGRRDLLYTDVVTTSGKKLWNSETGDSDGTGWTLARNLCYDFRWLHPTAWVYWQVMDPTAGWAMIAYDANTLQPTTVQTKYYVMAQFSRHIRPGMTILDAGSSYTAAAYDASAKRLVIVAINTSTSAQTLTFDLSRFTTVTGGTNGLVPRWNTHTSGGSDRYRAYSDTRLSGKSVAVPFAAGAVQTLQIDGVTI